Proteins encoded by one window of Paenibacillus urinalis:
- the murB gene encoding UDP-N-acetylmuramate dehydrogenase — translation MNTHKQESLIQHDVDLSSYSTYEIGGKAKYLAAPETIEDLKTVLEYARQEKLTQFLFGMGSNILFPDNPKDQMLFISLKELREMKIDDKGWFVSAGMPMSHLALIGLSSGTSDYDFCFLLPGTLGAGIYMNAKYYNRQICDILETALYIDMNDPEFKVQSIDVDTCDYSYKNSIFMKNDWIIVGGYLKHPDHEALATGMKEITRLEKIVEYKNPSQLPNFFKYYTTLAKTWADENNGVVPESFDNVVKDRGSKFHFDYPSCGSVFKNNYDFGEPMGKVVDRLNMRGTVYGGASISAWHGNMIVNQGEAKAKDIVYLVEQVKQSVNEAFGFVPEEELIIVDSKS, via the coding sequence GTGAATACACACAAACAGGAATCATTAATTCAACACGATGTGGATTTATCATCTTATTCGACTTATGAGATTGGTGGCAAGGCAAAGTACTTGGCCGCCCCTGAAACCATTGAAGATTTAAAGACGGTTCTGGAATACGCAAGACAAGAGAAGCTGACTCAATTCTTATTCGGAATGGGCTCCAACATTTTATTCCCAGACAATCCGAAGGATCAAATGTTATTTATCAGCCTGAAAGAGCTGAGAGAAATGAAGATTGACGATAAAGGCTGGTTTGTATCTGCAGGTATGCCGATGTCCCATCTTGCCTTGATTGGATTATCTTCAGGCACTTCAGATTATGATTTCTGTTTCTTGCTGCCGGGTACGCTGGGCGCGGGGATATATATGAATGCCAAATATTATAACCGGCAAATTTGCGATATTCTGGAGACCGCATTATACATTGATATGAATGATCCGGAGTTCAAGGTTCAATCCATAGATGTGGATACTTGTGATTACAGCTATAAGAATTCAATCTTTATGAAAAATGACTGGATCATCGTCGGGGGTTACTTAAAGCATCCTGATCATGAGGCACTTGCCACAGGAATGAAGGAAATAACCCGACTTGAGAAGATCGTTGAATATAAGAATCCGTCACAGCTGCCGAACTTCTTCAAGTATTATACAACGCTTGCGAAGACATGGGCAGATGAGAATAACGGAGTAGTGCCAGAATCATTTGATAATGTCGTCAAGGACCGGGGAAGCAAATTCCACTTTGACTATCCTTCCTGCGGTTCGGTATTCAAGAACAACTATGATTTTGGGGAGCCCATGGGCAAGGTTGTAGATCGCCTGAACATGAGAGGGACTGTTTACGGCGGAGCATCCATATCCGCTTGGCATGGAAATATGATTGTAAACCAAGGTGAGGCTAAGGCAAAGGATATCGTCTACCTCGTTGAACAAGTTAAACAGTCCGTTAACGAAGCCTTTGGGTTTGTACCAGAGGAAGAGCTTATTATTGTGGACAGTAAATCATAA
- a CDS encoding FAD-dependent monooxygenase, whose translation MNLYTEICIVGAGPAGSFLAYLLAKQGISVILLERQSTLHKRFRGELINADGESLLKDANVYQDIESLGLLPLQSVEYWHSGSIIHRIAATSEEAHKGIHVPQDHMLQAILHKAGAYPHLKLYTGAAFKDYIVDSDDQIIGIKAQIQGQIASIHCRIIVGADGRASHVRNKAGIEPRIKLRPFDVLWARIPEPSDWSPATRMALIDEQQLALFSQTDGYVQIGWNIAQGSYPEIRKGSFAPYIARLTAAFPALAQSVSANIHSWRDFVLLPVFSSLSETWTKHNIVLIGDAAHTMTPTGAFGVNAALEDAYQLSVLLQQLSLSQYSSIEKLKDFETKRVGKVVRQLELQNQMEMEFPAKIKSFM comes from the coding sequence ATGAATCTATACACAGAGATTTGCATTGTCGGTGCAGGGCCGGCTGGAAGCTTCCTTGCTTATTTACTGGCGAAACAAGGAATATCCGTCATTCTGTTAGAAAGACAATCTACCCTCCATAAACGGTTTCGCGGTGAATTAATTAATGCAGACGGTGAATCCCTTCTCAAAGACGCGAACGTATATCAAGATATCGAGTCACTGGGACTTCTTCCCCTTCAATCTGTAGAATATTGGCACAGCGGCAGTATCATTCATCGGATTGCAGCAACTAGTGAAGAAGCACACAAGGGAATTCATGTGCCACAAGATCATATGTTGCAAGCAATTCTCCATAAGGCGGGCGCCTATCCGCATTTGAAGTTGTACACTGGTGCGGCCTTCAAAGATTATATCGTAGATTCAGACGATCAAATCATCGGAATTAAGGCACAAATTCAAGGTCAAATAGCTTCCATCCATTGCCGAATTATTGTGGGCGCAGACGGCAGAGCTTCCCATGTTCGGAATAAGGCAGGGATTGAGCCCAGAATCAAGCTAAGACCATTTGATGTATTATGGGCCCGAATTCCTGAGCCTTCAGATTGGAGTCCCGCGACACGAATGGCTCTCATTGATGAGCAGCAGCTTGCTTTGTTCTCACAAACGGACGGTTACGTACAGATCGGCTGGAATATCGCCCAAGGGAGCTACCCTGAAATACGTAAAGGCAGCTTTGCTCCTTATATCGCTCGACTTACCGCTGCTTTCCCTGCGCTTGCACAGAGTGTATCGGCGAATATACATTCCTGGAGAGATTTCGTATTACTTCCGGTGTTCAGCAGTTTAAGTGAAACCTGGACCAAGCATAACATTGTACTGATTGGTGATGCTGCTCACACGATGACTCCAACCGGTGCCTTCGGAGTTAATGCAGCGCTTGAAGATGCGTATCAATTGTCTGTGCTGCTGCAACAGCTGTCCTTATCGCAATACTCCTCTATAGAGAAACTAAAGGACTTCGAGACAAAGCGCGTGGGTAAAGTAGTAAGGCAGCTTGAATTACAGAATCAGATGGAAATGGAGTTCCCGGCAAAGATCAAATCGTTTATGTGA
- a CDS encoding DEAD/DEAH box helicase, translated as MNRKQTANPSEQAAHSLPVPVHFNQNWLSELDTRLNKGGPWGDYRLFELAVKAEEASLVPSFDDIQCLKHLHDLTPLPHQIDTARRVLFEMSGRAILADEVGLGKTIEAGLILKEYIIRGLVSKVLILVPASLVLQWVRELNSKFGIPAVAQKKAYSWQNDVVVASIDTAKRDPHQEILLSNDYDMIIIDEAHKLKNKKTSNYQFMLKLRKKYCLLLTATPVQNDLSELFNLITLLKPGQLGRQGDFAANFVVDKRLAKNEDQLKDELAKVMIRNRRGEGPVQFTKRKVTNINLTLSPEEQALYEGVTSFVKDQFHSAGGNLSSMFSMVTLQREVCSSRDAVFVTLVNLSKKLPEDSPWRDRIWDLVANIKAIKSNTKAEKTMELIKEMNEKVIVFTEYRATQEYLLNYFRERGLTAVPYRGGMNRGKKDWMMDLFRGRVQVMIATEAGGEGINLQFCHNMINFDLPWNPMRVEQRIGRVHRLGQQNDVKIYNLATLGTIEEHILNLLHEKINMFEMVIGGLDVILERFEKQESFEKSLTKIMLESSSDEEIHRKMQSLSQNLNSIKQEVEHLEDAAPVKKAVGKGGLLK; from the coding sequence ATGAATAGAAAACAAACTGCAAACCCATCCGAACAAGCAGCGCATTCACTACCGGTTCCTGTTCACTTTAATCAGAATTGGCTATCAGAACTCGATACACGACTTAACAAAGGAGGACCTTGGGGAGATTACCGTCTGTTTGAGCTTGCTGTAAAAGCCGAAGAGGCATCGCTGGTCCCCAGCTTTGATGATATCCAATGTCTGAAGCATCTGCACGATCTGACCCCTCTGCCCCACCAAATAGATACCGCGCGCAGAGTACTCTTTGAAATGTCGGGAAGAGCGATTTTGGCAGATGAAGTAGGACTCGGAAAAACGATCGAAGCAGGTCTCATCTTAAAAGAATATATAATTCGGGGACTCGTCTCCAAAGTTCTAATCTTAGTTCCAGCGTCACTCGTACTGCAATGGGTCAGAGAACTGAATTCCAAGTTCGGTATACCTGCCGTTGCCCAAAAGAAAGCGTACTCGTGGCAAAACGACGTTGTCGTTGCGTCGATAGATACGGCCAAGCGAGATCCTCATCAAGAGATTCTGTTAAGCAATGATTACGACATGATTATTATTGATGAAGCACATAAGCTAAAAAATAAAAAAACGTCCAATTATCAGTTCATGCTCAAATTGCGTAAAAAATACTGTCTGCTCCTGACTGCTACCCCGGTACAAAATGACCTAAGTGAGCTGTTCAATTTGATTACACTGCTGAAGCCGGGTCAGCTCGGAAGACAAGGTGACTTCGCAGCTAACTTTGTAGTGGATAAGCGGCTTGCCAAGAACGAGGATCAACTAAAGGATGAACTCGCTAAGGTCATGATTCGAAACCGCCGGGGCGAAGGCCCTGTACAGTTTACGAAGCGCAAGGTAACAAATATTAATCTGACACTTTCACCCGAGGAGCAGGCACTATATGAAGGTGTAACATCCTTCGTGAAAGACCAGTTCCATTCCGCGGGCGGAAATTTGAGCAGTATGTTCTCTATGGTCACCCTCCAAAGAGAGGTTTGCAGCAGCCGGGATGCTGTATTCGTCACCCTTGTCAATCTATCTAAAAAATTGCCTGAGGACTCTCCCTGGAGAGATCGAATATGGGATCTGGTAGCCAATATCAAAGCGATCAAGTCTAACACAAAAGCAGAAAAAACGATGGAACTCATCAAAGAAATGAATGAGAAAGTCATTGTTTTTACTGAGTACCGGGCTACGCAGGAATATCTGCTCAATTACTTCCGTGAGCGCGGACTTACGGCCGTACCTTACCGGGGCGGAATGAATCGCGGCAAAAAAGACTGGATGATGGATCTGTTCCGCGGACGTGTGCAGGTGATGATTGCGACAGAGGCTGGCGGTGAAGGCATCAATCTGCAGTTCTGTCACAATATGATCAACTTCGATTTACCATGGAACCCTATGCGTGTAGAGCAAAGAATCGGCCGGGTACACCGCTTAGGACAGCAGAATGATGTCAAAATTTATAATCTGGCAACGTTAGGAACCATTGAAGAGCATATTCTGAATCTCCTTCACGAAAAGATCAACATGTTTGAAATGGTCATCGGCGGTCTCGACGTCATTCTCGAACGATTTGAGAAACAGGAATCCTTCGAGAAGAGTCTGACCAAGATCATGCTGGAATCCAGCAGTGATGAAGAGATTCATCGTAAAATGCAGTCACTCTCTCAAAATTTGAATTCGATCAAACAGGAAGTTGAGCACCTGGAGGATGCTGCACCCGTCAAAAAAGCAGTCGGGAAAGGAGGGTTACTCAAGTGA
- a CDS encoding Na+/H+ antiporter, with the protein MEVFFTILILLIIIGLSNILNRFVPFIPVPLIQIALGVVFEFVPIGVHLDLNPELFFVLFIAPLLYNDGRKTPRADLWKLRKPILLLALGLVFLTVLVAGYGIHMLIPSIPLPAAFALAAILSPTDAVAVGAMAERVHLPKKILRTLEGEALMNDASGLVAFKFAIAATVTGVFSLTEATLSFFVIAIGGLFIGAVMSFLFRKLGMLLRRWGMEDVTVHMLIQIITPFIIYLTAEHLEFSGILAVVAGGIIHAIDRDRAETLQPKMQVVAESTWSVIVYILNGLVFVILGLQLPLVLGAIWDNPVFDHMDVLFYVFVITLLLLVLRFLWVYALELFEWKKDRQDKPVFRNMALITVSGVRGAVTLAGAFSIPYMLADGSPFPQRDLIIFLSAGVILLTLVLASLLLPIIAKKEEGEDKEVLKVRALAKMFHASIQAVKLEADEDTKPAALSVIAELNHCLSRYSAGSYGMTATELQKQELEVRLRALQAERKEIIHLMNKGMVSDEAGMFFLKVLDRWEIRMSSRIKAQLWSSLRSIGRAVARFFAIERPEAAAPMRDRAEAARNLRIHTSVSAIEALRAHMNETNRAASIKVISQYEQLLVKLKQGSSELDDNAFNEKKMELHMKAVQEQRNTVQEMFENGVISRSMAAILRQYVNQLESHLLREE; encoded by the coding sequence TTGGAAGTCTTTTTTACGATTTTGATCTTATTAATTATTATTGGCTTATCTAATATCTTGAATCGATTTGTTCCATTTATTCCGGTTCCGCTGATCCAGATTGCACTTGGGGTCGTATTTGAGTTTGTCCCCATAGGCGTCCATTTGGATTTGAATCCAGAACTGTTTTTTGTCCTCTTTATCGCACCTCTCTTATATAATGATGGCCGCAAAACGCCAAGAGCAGATTTATGGAAGCTTCGAAAGCCGATTCTCTTATTGGCACTTGGGCTGGTCTTTTTAACCGTACTTGTTGCCGGATACGGCATACATATGCTGATTCCTAGTATTCCGTTACCTGCAGCCTTTGCTCTTGCGGCTATTCTGTCACCGACGGATGCAGTTGCAGTGGGGGCCATGGCAGAGCGCGTGCATTTACCCAAAAAAATACTTCGAACTCTTGAAGGCGAAGCACTGATGAATGATGCATCAGGACTCGTTGCATTTAAATTTGCGATTGCAGCTACAGTAACGGGTGTATTCTCCCTGACGGAAGCGACGCTCAGCTTTTTTGTGATTGCGATAGGCGGACTCTTCATTGGGGCTGTGATGTCCTTTTTGTTCCGTAAACTCGGTATGCTGCTGCGTAGATGGGGAATGGAAGATGTAACGGTCCATATGCTGATTCAGATCATAACTCCGTTTATCATTTATTTGACGGCGGAGCATCTGGAATTTTCCGGAATTCTGGCGGTTGTGGCTGGAGGGATCATTCATGCGATTGACCGTGATAGAGCTGAAACACTTCAGCCCAAGATGCAGGTGGTGGCCGAGAGTACGTGGTCTGTGATTGTCTACATATTAAACGGATTAGTATTTGTTATTTTGGGGCTGCAGCTGCCTCTCGTGCTGGGTGCAATATGGGACAATCCGGTATTCGATCATATGGATGTATTATTCTATGTCTTTGTAATAACGCTGCTTCTCTTGGTCCTGCGTTTCTTGTGGGTGTATGCCTTAGAACTGTTCGAGTGGAAAAAGGACAGGCAAGACAAACCGGTATTCAGGAACATGGCGCTGATTACGGTCTCAGGAGTTAGAGGCGCGGTAACCCTTGCAGGGGCATTTTCAATCCCTTATATGCTGGCAGATGGATCCCCTTTTCCTCAACGTGATCTGATTATCTTTTTATCAGCAGGTGTTATCCTCCTCACCTTAGTTCTGGCGAGCCTCTTACTGCCGATCATCGCCAAAAAAGAAGAAGGAGAAGACAAAGAAGTTCTAAAAGTACGTGCTCTAGCCAAGATGTTTCATGCATCCATTCAAGCGGTCAAATTGGAAGCGGATGAGGATACCAAGCCGGCTGCATTATCTGTTATAGCGGAGCTGAATCATTGTTTGTCCCGGTACTCTGCAGGAAGTTATGGAATGACCGCTACCGAGCTTCAGAAACAGGAGCTTGAGGTTCGATTGAGAGCACTCCAGGCCGAGAGGAAAGAAATCATTCACTTAATGAATAAAGGAATGGTGTCTGATGAAGCAGGCATGTTCTTCTTAAAAGTGCTTGATCGATGGGAGATCCGAATGTCCAGCCGAATTAAAGCACAGCTGTGGTCCTCCCTGCGCAGTATCGGCAGAGCAGTGGCTCGCTTCTTCGCTATCGAAAGACCTGAAGCGGCTGCTCCTATGCGGGACCGGGCTGAGGCTGCTCGAAATCTGAGAATCCATACCAGCGTAAGTGCAATTGAAGCGCTGCGTGCACATATGAACGAGACAAACCGAGCAGCTTCGATTAAGGTGATCTCTCAATATGAACAGCTTCTGGTTAAGTTAAAGCAAGGAAGCAGTGAACTGGATGACAATGCTTTTAATGAGAAGAAAATGGAGCTTCATATGAAGGCGGTCCAGGAGCAGCGAAATACAGTACAGGAAATGTTTGAAAATGGAGTCATAAGCCGCAGCATGGCAGCGATCTTAAGACAATATGTGAATCAGCTGGAATCACACCTGCTTCGGGAAGAGTAG
- a CDS encoding MarR family winged helix-turn-helix transcriptional regulator, giving the protein MSLEQELQAQELEAFDHFLTTFVRYKNKVYAQHQKDLNHKLNATKIQIIYMLSRERLMAVDIAKRLQLSSGATTIVLNQLEADGYVMRERSAEDRRIVWLSLTEEGASTADTLRANRRHFNEELLGLLTQEERNQFLDIVKKIDVRMMDVLK; this is encoded by the coding sequence ATGTCACTTGAACAAGAACTTCAAGCACAAGAACTGGAAGCCTTTGATCATTTTCTGACGACATTTGTGCGTTATAAGAATAAAGTATATGCCCAGCATCAAAAAGACCTGAATCATAAGCTTAATGCAACGAAGATACAAATCATTTATATGTTGTCTCGTGAGCGGTTAATGGCTGTTGATATCGCCAAGAGACTTCAACTGTCGTCTGGAGCGACGACCATCGTGCTTAATCAGTTGGAGGCGGATGGGTACGTTATGCGAGAACGGAGCGCTGAGGACAGAAGAATCGTGTGGTTGTCATTGACGGAAGAGGGAGCATCAACAGCGGATACGCTGCGTGCCAACCGCAGACATTTCAATGAGGAGCTGCTTGGCTTGTTAACGCAAGAGGAGCGCAATCAATTCCTGGATATTGTGAAGAAGATTGATGTCAGAATGATGGATGTCTTGAAATAA